A single Alteribacter lacisalsi DNA region contains:
- the gvpA gene encoding gas vesicle structural protein GvpA, whose product MAVQKSTDSSSLAEVIDRILDKGVVIDLYARISLVGIELITIEARVVIASVDTWLRYAEAVGLLRDEVQGEIDEESEEGSARLNFA is encoded by the coding sequence ATGGCCGTTCAAAAAAGTACAGATTCATCAAGTCTAGCCGAAGTGATTGACCGCATCCTCGACAAAGGTGTCGTAATCGACCTATATGCACGTATTTCCCTCGTGGGAATCGAACTCATCACCATCGAAGCCCGCGTTGTCATAGCATCTGTTGACACATGGCTCCGCTACGCGGAAGCTGTAGGACTGCTCCGCGATGAAGTCCAGGGCGAAATTGACGAAGAGTCCGAAGAAGGCTCCGCCCGCCTGAACTTTGCCTAA
- a CDS encoding YtxH domain-containing protein, whose amino-acid sequence MSEETNNTEEEEVTQEEDTQEEDIQEDDDIQEDEDTQEEGRISTGRKALAAGGAGLAIGSLAFLNKNVRKKAKSLLGSAKEEAKEEAKEQLDDHPKAKNAAAATFIGKKFYNLFEKVRKTKEQVKENVEEAGDKLQDTGEQLQEKAKVAKRRITDKAEDAKEEVKDNELTGGGSSDSDDDNEDGGIKKTSDIKKPSDIKSATQIKGSDDIKKP is encoded by the coding sequence AAGAAGAGGTCACTCAAGAAGAAGATACTCAAGAAGAAGACATTCAAGAAGATGATGACATTCAAGAAGATGAAGATACTCAAGAAGAAGGCAGAATCAGCACGGGGCGCAAAGCCCTCGCTGCAGGTGGAGCCGGACTCGCCATCGGCAGCCTTGCCTTCCTGAATAAAAATGTCCGGAAAAAAGCAAAAAGCCTCCTTGGCTCCGCAAAAGAAGAGGCGAAGGAAGAAGCAAAGGAACAGCTCGACGATCACCCGAAAGCGAAAAACGCCGCCGCAGCCACGTTTATCGGAAAGAAGTTTTATAACCTGTTTGAAAAGGTACGGAAAACCAAGGAGCAGGTAAAAGAAAACGTAGAAGAAGCCGGTGACAAACTCCAGGACACAGGAGAACAGCTGCAGGAAAAAGCAAAAGTCGCCAAACGACGCATTACAGACAAAGCAGAAGACGCCAAAGAAGAAGTAAAAGACAACGAACTCACCGGCGGAGGCTCCTCTGATTCGGACGATGATAATGAGGACGGTGGTATTAAAAAGACCAGCGACATCAAAAAACCGTCCGACATCAAAAGCGCAACACAAATCAAAGGCTCAGATGATATCAAAAAGCCTTAA